One Oncorhynchus keta strain PuntledgeMale-10-30-2019 chromosome 11, Oket_V2, whole genome shotgun sequence DNA window includes the following coding sequences:
- the LOC118380367 gene encoding globoside alpha-1,3-N-acetylgalactosaminyltransferase 1-like isoform X1, with amino-acid sequence MTSLQMVMVGRFLVFGNCCCTTASERMRGREHFQLALVLAAGMTICWLVFSYCASVSLTQVNRQVVLNHRLQRKQAKLMEPVRTDVLTVTPWLAPIVWEGTFDPQVIDEAFMSQNLTIATTVFAVGRYTRFLRDFLESAEKHFMVGLDVHYYVFTDVPGDVPDNVTLGVGRLLSIVRVPKFDRWQEISLRRMELIQTAIKDRIHRGANYIFCLDVDMRFHGRVGPEALGRLVGAIHPWFYMYPRSQFPYERRTVSTAYIPMDQGDFYYQANIFGGALEDVHRLTKTCREHLEVDKSVGVEAVWQEESHLNWYLLRNKPTKLLSPEYVWDDAKGQDAKEIKLRDVYSCRHDVQRIQVANQFKCSLDKGSFGKVVFLVVVLEVISEGKRVISWREVNLLIKPF; translated from the exons GACGTGAACATTTCCAACTTGCTTTAGTACTAGCTGCGGGAATGACTATCTGCTG GCTCGTCTTCTCATACTGTGCATCCGTGTCTCTCAC CCAGGTGAATCGCCAGGTTGTGCTGAATCACAG ATTACAGCGTAAACAAGCCAAACTGATGGAACCGGT GAGGACTGACGTGCTGACTGTCACCCCGTGGCTGGCTCCTATAGTCTGGGAAGGGACTTTTGACCCCCAGGTCATAGACGAGGCCTTTATGTCCCAAAACCTCACCATCGCTACCACTGTGTTCGCTGTAGGGAG ATACACTCGTTTTCTCCGGGACTTCTTAGAGTCAGCTGAGAAGCACTTCATG GTGGGGCTGGACGTGCACTACTACGTGTTCACCGACGTGCCCGGCGACGTGCCCGACAACGTGACTCTGGGTGTCGGCAGACTGCTCAGCATTGTGAGGGTGCCGAAGTTCGACCGCTGGCAGGAGATATCCCTCCGTCGTATGGAGCTCATCCAG ACTGCCATTAAGGATCGCATCCACCGGGGGGCGAACTACATATTCTGCCTGGACGTAGACATGAGGTTCCACGGCCGTGTGGGTCCCGAAGCTCTGGGGAGACTGGTGGGCGCCATCCACCCCTG GTTCTACATGTACCCCCGGAGCCAGTTCCCCTACGAGCGGAGGACCGTCTCCACAGCCTACATACCCATGGACCAGGGAGACTTCTACTACCAGGCCAACATATTCGGAGGAGCGTTGGAAGATGTTCACCGGCTGACCAAGACATGCAGGGAGCACCTGGAG gTTGATAAGTCAGTGGGCGTGGAGGCTGTGTGGCAGGAAGAGAGTCACCTGAATTGGTACCTGTTGAGGAACAAGCCCACCAAGCTCCTGTCACCGGAGTATGTTTGGGACGACGCTAAAGGACAGGATGCCAAGGAGATAAAACTG agagatgtttattcctgtcgACACGACGTACAAAGAATCCAGGTTGCGAATCAGTTCAAATGCAGTTTGGACAAAGGAtccttcgggaaagtcgtattcctggtcgtagtgctg GAAGTCATTTCAGAAGGGAAACGTGTGATATCCTGGAGAGAAGTAAATCTACTCATCAAGCCCTTTTGA
- the LOC118380367 gene encoding globoside alpha-1,3-N-acetylgalactosaminyltransferase 1-like isoform X2 — MPRRREHFQLALVLAAGMTICWLVFSYCASVSLTQVNRQVVLNHRLQRKQAKLMEPVRTDVLTVTPWLAPIVWEGTFDPQVIDEAFMSQNLTIATTVFAVGRYTRFLRDFLESAEKHFMVGLDVHYYVFTDVPGDVPDNVTLGVGRLLSIVRVPKFDRWQEISLRRMELIQTAIKDRIHRGANYIFCLDVDMRFHGRVGPEALGRLVGAIHPWFYMYPRSQFPYERRTVSTAYIPMDQGDFYYQANIFGGALEDVHRLTKTCREHLEVDKSVGVEAVWQEESHLNWYLLRNKPTKLLSPEYVWDDAKGQDAKEIKLRDVYSCRHDVQRIQVANQFKCSLDKGSFGKVVFLVVVLEVISEGKRVISWREVNLLIKPF; from the exons GACGTGAACATTTCCAACTTGCTTTAGTACTAGCTGCGGGAATGACTATCTGCTG GCTCGTCTTCTCATACTGTGCATCCGTGTCTCTCAC CCAGGTGAATCGCCAGGTTGTGCTGAATCACAG ATTACAGCGTAAACAAGCCAAACTGATGGAACCGGT GAGGACTGACGTGCTGACTGTCACCCCGTGGCTGGCTCCTATAGTCTGGGAAGGGACTTTTGACCCCCAGGTCATAGACGAGGCCTTTATGTCCCAAAACCTCACCATCGCTACCACTGTGTTCGCTGTAGGGAG ATACACTCGTTTTCTCCGGGACTTCTTAGAGTCAGCTGAGAAGCACTTCATG GTGGGGCTGGACGTGCACTACTACGTGTTCACCGACGTGCCCGGCGACGTGCCCGACAACGTGACTCTGGGTGTCGGCAGACTGCTCAGCATTGTGAGGGTGCCGAAGTTCGACCGCTGGCAGGAGATATCCCTCCGTCGTATGGAGCTCATCCAG ACTGCCATTAAGGATCGCATCCACCGGGGGGCGAACTACATATTCTGCCTGGACGTAGACATGAGGTTCCACGGCCGTGTGGGTCCCGAAGCTCTGGGGAGACTGGTGGGCGCCATCCACCCCTG GTTCTACATGTACCCCCGGAGCCAGTTCCCCTACGAGCGGAGGACCGTCTCCACAGCCTACATACCCATGGACCAGGGAGACTTCTACTACCAGGCCAACATATTCGGAGGAGCGTTGGAAGATGTTCACCGGCTGACCAAGACATGCAGGGAGCACCTGGAG gTTGATAAGTCAGTGGGCGTGGAGGCTGTGTGGCAGGAAGAGAGTCACCTGAATTGGTACCTGTTGAGGAACAAGCCCACCAAGCTCCTGTCACCGGAGTATGTTTGGGACGACGCTAAAGGACAGGATGCCAAGGAGATAAAACTG agagatgtttattcctgtcgACACGACGTACAAAGAATCCAGGTTGCGAATCAGTTCAAATGCAGTTTGGACAAAGGAtccttcgggaaagtcgtattcctggtcgtagtgctg GAAGTCATTTCAGAAGGGAAACGTGTGATATCCTGGAGAGAAGTAAATCTACTCATCAAGCCCTTTTGA